Genomic segment of Dongia rigui:
TGAAGCCTTAGTTCTTCTTCAGATCTTCCGAGAGTTTGAGAGCGTCTTCGACGCCACGGAACTTCGGTTCGCCGCTGAGCGCACCGGCCAACACGGTCTTGGCCTTGTCGTTCAGCTTCTTCTGCGACAGGGCCAAGGCGTAGTGATAGAGCATCTGCTGGTCGGTCGGCGCCATTGAGCTCGCCTTCCCCAGCAGGATCGTGGCGTCACTGATATTCCCCAGGCGCAGTTGAACCCAGCCCAGCGTGTCGATCAGTGTCGCATTATTGCTGTTGCGGAAGGGCTCGGCGAGGACACGGGCGCGGTCAAGCTGCTTCTTGTCGGCCGGCCAGATATCGGCAATGAGCTGCGCCAGATTGTTCGAGGCGACGACATTGCCGGGCCACCGGGTCAAGACACTTTCATAAGCGGTGCGCGCCTTTTCATAGTCGCCGGCGATTTCGTAGGCAATGGAGACGCTTTCGGCGACCAGGCTGTCATTGGGGAAGGCCTTGGCCGCCTGTTCGAGAATGGCGATCGTCCCGGCCTTGTCGCCGCGCTGCTTCAGGAGCAGCGAGAGGTTGAGATAGGCGCTGCGGTTGTTGGGTGCCGCGGCGATGGCCCGGCGCAACAGGTCCTCGGCACCTTTGCCTTCGCCCTCGCGCTGCTGCAGGTTGGCCAGCAGAACCAGGGCATCCGCATCGTTTGGATTCTTGGCAATGCGGTCAGTGAGCATTTTTCGCGCCTCTTCCTGGCCGTCCGTGCTGCCGCTGCCCTGGTCGGACTGCCCCTGTGCCGAGGTCAATTTGGGGCCGATGACGGCAAAGTCGCGCCCCATGGCCAGCGCCTGCTTTAGCTCGCTGACGGCCGTGGTGTAATCCTTGCGCACGAGAGCGGCCTCGCCCAGGACTTGGTGGCCGGCTGCCGCCGTGGCCGGGTTGGCGAGCAGGCTCTGCCCGATAAGCTCGCCCTTATCCCATTGCAGCGAATAAATCAGGATCTGTGCCTTGCTCACCAGCAATTCCGGCTGGTCCGGACGCAAGGCAATCGCGGCATCGAGGTGCTGCACAGCTTCGACCGGCGATTTCGTGGCCAGAAGGCCGGCAAGCTTCAAGCGCGCCTCGACATTTTCCGGCGCCACCGTGACCAGCGAGCGCAATGTGGCGACGGCAAGTTCGGGCTCATTGGTGGCGATATAGGTCTGGGCGAGGAGGCTGAGCCCAAGGGGCGACGTGG
This window contains:
- a CDS encoding tetratricopeptide repeat protein, which codes for MIPAAALLRKFLFATLLLVAACGSPQEREAKHIESGKTLYESGDLVKAILEFRNALQINPRGVEARYYVGLILERQGNLPAALAAFQEVSLQDPKHADAQRKLGQYALMGADPEKALLHADKLIAIDPTSAEGHTLRAAALLMEGKYADVEIEAQAALALKPNDPDTLIVLASQRARQKRFDEAAAFIDQGLAADQANAQLWSVKLKLLRDEGRVAEANDVLRKLMAMQPDNPRYVLELADHLRQDGKLPEAQEIFRQAIGKSATPTLLINAYADFLERSLGAQKAIDEVAALVKTAPKTASYDLLLARLNIKAGQLDAAENILTPLIERLANLSDKLDARAELARITQLRGKEDDALAQLNAILKEDSGNRNALTQRASIYFSRARYDDTISDARSLLSEDPTSPLGLSLLAQTYIATNEPELAVATLRSLVTVAPENVEARLKLAGLLATKSPVEAVQHLDAAIALRPDQPELLVSKAQILIYSLQWDKGELIGQSLLANPATAAAGHQVLGEAALVRKDYTTAVSELKQALAMGRDFAVIGPKLTSAQGQSDQGSGSTDGQEEARKMLTDRIAKNPNDADALVLLANLQQREGEGKGAEDLLRRAIAAAPNNRSAYLNLSLLLKQRGDKAGTIAILEQAAKAFPNDSLVAESVSIAYEIAGDYEKARTAYESVLTRWPGNVVASNNLAQLIADIWPADKKQLDRARVLAEPFRNSNNATLIDTLGWVQLRLGNISDATILLGKASSMAPTDQQMLYHYALALSQKKLNDKAKTVLAGALSGEPKFRGVEDALKLSEDLKKN